The DNA region CTGCCCCGCCCGCACCCGGTCGCCGACCGTGCACCGGCAGACGATCCTCCGCGCGATCATCCCCGCGATCTGGCGGACCGCCGTCGGGGTGCCCGCGGCGCTGATGCCGATGGTGTTGTTCTCGTTCACCGCGGAGGCGGCTTCGCGCATCGCGTTCTTGAACGCCCCGCGGCGATAGTGCAGATACTCCACCGTCCCGCTCACGGGCGCATAGTTGACGTGCACGTCGAAAATCGACATGAAGACGCTGATCCGCCGCACCCGGCGGCCGAAGTAGCCGTTCTCCGCCACCTCGTCGATGCGGGTCACCTTCCCGTGCGCGGGGGCGATCACCGCCCCCTCGGCCGCCGCGGCGGTCCGCGACGGGTCGCGGAAGAAGACGGCGATGCACGCGGCGAGGGCGAGAAAGACGAACGGCCACGGGCGGCCGACGAACGCCGCCACGGCGGCGAAGGCGAAGGCGAGCGCGATATAGGGCAACCCCTCCCGTGCCACTCTCATCCCTGCACAGTCCTCTTCGATTGCAGAACGCAGTATAGCACAGCCCGGGCGACAATCAAACGTCCCGCCCGCGGCGGGCCGCGGGGGACGAACGGCGGCCGCGGCGGCAGGTTCGCGCCAGGATGTCCCTGGCCACGGTCAGCAGCCTTTCGCGCCACAGCACCCCGTGGTGCCCCAAACCGATCTTCCCCTGAAAAGCGTCGACATTGGCGACGTACCAGTCGTAGGTCTCTTTAAGCGCGTCCAGATTGCTCTGGGCCGGGTCCCAGCCGATGAGTGCGCGGGCCCGCGACGTATCGACATAGCAGTCCCTGTCGGCGGTCTTGTAGTGCCACGCCCACATCTGGGTGAGACCGAGTTTCTCGATGACCGTGAGGGCGAACTTCGTCGGCGCCGCGGGGAGGCGAATGAGGCGGGAACCGGTGCCCGCGTGAAAGACGAGCGCCCCGAGATCCTGGCGGACCGTCCCGAAGGTCTCCGCTCCGAGGTTGAGCGTGACGTTCCTTATCGGCATGGTCGCCATCCGGTAGACCCCCTCCGCCAGGTCGGAGACGCCCATCAGCTGGTACCGGTTCCCGCCGCCGCCGATGAGCGGGACCGGGGCCCCGCGGTGGATCCAGTCGCACAGGAGCTGGAACACGCCGAACCGCCCCGCCCCGATGAACGACTTGGGCCTGAAGACGCTCGCGTTTAATCCGTTCGCGCGGTACCCTTCGAGCATCGATTCGCACTCCGCCTTGGAAACAGCGTACGGATGCTGGGGGGCGAGGGGCGTCTCCTCCGGAACCGGCGGGTGGAACTCGAAGTAGCCGTAGACGACCGTCGATGAGCAGAAGAGGAATCTCGGGATATCGTTTTTGAGACACAGGTCCAGCACGGCTTTGGTGCCGCCGAGGTTCACCGAGCGGATCTCCTCTTCGGGGGAGTCATGGAGCGCGGCGGCGCAGTGCACGACGCAATCGACCCCGGTGAACAGGCGCGCGTGGGAGAGGATCTCCCGCACATCAAGCAGGTGGAGTTCGATCTCCTTCTCGAGGTCGCCCCAGAAGTAGAACCGGTCCCGATCGAGCCCCACCACCGTCCACCCGTTCTCCAGGAACCTCTTGACGAGGTGGGTCCCGAGAAATCCCGTTGCGCCGGTCACGAGCACCTTCACCCGAAGCCTCCTTTACCTCAGCAGGTTTTCCTTCAGGAATACCTTAAAATCCTTGATGCTCTTCGTCGAGACGCCGAACACGGAGGTCTGGTAGAGGAGGTCGCAGGACGCGCAGAGCGGCACCTCCCCGTGCCGCCCGGAGGCGATCGTTTCCCTGATCCGCCGCATCTGTTCGGCGTTCCAGATGTCAAGGAGCGCCGATTTTCCGGCATCCCCGAGCAGGTAGCGGCGGTGGAAGTCCATGCAGCACGGGGCGACCGTGCCGTCCCAGAGGATATGCATGCTCATCCACGGGTAGGGGCATGGGGTGTACCGGAGGCGGATGATCCCCCTCCCGGGAACGGTACGCCGCATATAGCCGTACCGGCTCCCGCTGAGGTGTTCCTCGATCTCCCCCACGTAACGGTGGGGGGTGACGTAACGGTAGGTGTCGAGGGGGAGCCCCCTGAAGGCCGCCTTGAATCTCGACTCGTTTTCCCGGCTGGCGGTCTCGAGAAACGGTTTCGTCTGGATGAACTGGACGCTGGCATACGGTTTCCGCGACCGCAGGCGCTTCTTTATTTCGAGGAATCGGACGACGTTGCCGACCGCCTGCTCGAAGACCCCGCCGCGCCGTATCGACTCATAGGTCTTCTTGACATAGCCGTCGATCGAGAAGGAGATGAAATCGAGCCCCGCCCGGATCACCGCCTCCGACATCTCCTCCGTGAGCAGCGTGGCGTTGGTCTCGAGGCGCACGTTAAGCCCTGCGTCATGGGCGTATCGAACCATCCCGTCGATCCCGGGGTGAAGAAACGCTTCGCCGCGGCCGATCAGGTTGATGTCGACGGCGAAGCCGGCCGCCTCGTCGATCAGTTTCCGGTAGAGGCCGGAGGCCATGCGCCCGGGGGCGTGGACATGCCCGCGCCCCGTCGGGCAGGATATGCAGCGGAGGTTGCAGACGTTGGTCGGTTCAATCCAGAGGCGGACGGGGGGATGCGGACAGATCGTCAGCCGTTTCCGGTATTGGGCCGCCGCAGCCCATAGACGTCGGAGGTTGCCAAGGAGGCGGGGGGGCATGGCTTAGAGGATCGACCAGGCCGAGGTGACGAGGTTGCAGAACTCGCGCCAGGAACGAACCCGGCCGAGCGTGCGCAACACGAATGAGGGGCGGAGGTAGAAGGCCCGGTACGCCCGGCCGAGCCACCGGTCCAGCTCCTCGCCCTGCACATGGGAGTCGTAGTAGGCGATCCGGCCGATGATCCCCCGATCGCCAAGGGTGAACTCCCTCCAGTAGTCGATTCCCGTCCTCTCCTTGATGCGCTCATAGAGCTCGCTGTTGGGCACCGGCACGAGCTTACTGATGGAGACGTAGTCGATGTCCAGGGAGACCGCCAGCGCGATGTTCTTCCGGATGCTCTCCACCGTCTCCCCGGGACAGCCCAGGACGAAGAAGCCGAGCGTCATCAGCCCCGCCTCCTTTGCCCAGCGCACGGCGTTGCGCATCGTCTCCGGGGATATGTCCCGCCGTATCAGGCGCGCCACCTCGGGGTCCGCGGCCTCGAAACCGTAGTTGACCCGGATGCAGCCGGCGGCCTTCATCAGCCGAAGCGTCTCCCTGTCCACGCAATCCGGGCGCGTGCGGATGGCGAAATCGAACCTGAGCCCGCGCCGGAGCACCTCCTCGCAGATCGCGGAGACGCGTTTCTTGTTGACGGTGAACGTCTCGTCCTGGATGAAGATCTCCTTCACCCCGAACCGTTTCACGCACTCCTCCATCTCGTCGACGACCCTCATCGGGTCGCGGAGGTGGTGAAAACCGGTCATGTCGCAGTAGAGGCAGTGGAACGGACACCCCATCCCGGAGAGCATCACGGTGATGGGCCAGTGTCGGGTGAGGATCGTGGTGTAGCGGTCGTTCGGGATAAGGTGGCGCGCCGGGAACGGAACGTCGTCGAGGGTGGTGGCGTCCTCGCGCGGCGGGGTGAGAACGACCTCCCCGCCCTCGCGGTAGGCGATCCCCTTGACCCGATCAAGGTTCCTCGCGCCGTCCCCGATCGCCGCGAGGAGCTCCGGCAGGGTCTTCCACCCCGGGCCGATCACCGCGTAATCGATCGCGCGGTGCGTCATCGTCTCCCGGGGGTAAAGCTTCAGGTGAAAACCGCCGACGACCACCGGCACGCGGAGCGCCGCCCTGATCGGCGCGATCCAGTCGAGCGTTTCGAGGAACGGCTCGGTCAGGAGGTTGAAGCCAATGACGTCGGGGCCGAACGTTTCGAGTTCCCGGATCGTCGCGGGGATGTCGAGCCCACACGCGTTCGCCTCGACGATCCGCACCGCGTGCCCTTCCCTTTCGAGCAGGGCGGCAAGGTAGCAGATGCTCAGGTTGGGGAATACCTGCCCGCGGTCGCTGTATTGCCGCTGCACCTTGCGGGTGTATTTGAGCTTCGGCATCTCGTTCTTGGGATTGACGAAGGCGATCTTCACGAGACGGAGTATAGCAAAGACGGGGCCTTGTCGGAATGGAATCGTACTCCCCCGCCCTGCGTGGGGATGTAGATTAAAGTGTGGGCTTTCGGAGAGATGTTGGCTCCCGCCCACCCCTAGGGGTGGGGGCGCCGCGAAGATTAGTATTGTCAAGAAGGGCTTGGATAAATAAAAGGGTACAACCGCTTTCCTGCCAGAAAGGAGGTTGTACCCAGTGAAG from Chlamydiota bacterium includes:
- a CDS encoding radical SAM protein, giving the protein MPPRLLGNLRRLWAAAAQYRKRLTICPHPPVRLWIEPTNVCNLRCISCPTGRGHVHAPGRMASGLYRKLIDEAAGFAVDINLIGRGEAFLHPGIDGMVRYAHDAGLNVRLETNATLLTEEMSEAVIRAGLDFISFSIDGYVKKTYESIRRGGVFEQAVGNVVRFLEIKKRLRSRKPYASVQFIQTKPFLETASRENESRFKAAFRGLPLDTYRYVTPHRYVGEIEEHLSGSRYGYMRRTVPGRGIIRLRYTPCPYPWMSMHILWDGTVAPCCMDFHRRYLLGDAGKSALLDIWNAEQMRRIRETIASGRHGEVPLCASCDLLYQTSVFGVSTKSIKDFKVFLKENLLR
- a CDS encoding NAD(P)-dependent oxidoreductase translates to MKVLVTGATGFLGTHLVKRFLENGWTVVGLDRDRFYFWGDLEKEIELHLLDVREILSHARLFTGVDCVVHCAAALHDSPEEEIRSVNLGGTKAVLDLCLKNDIPRFLFCSSTVVYGYFEFHPPVPEETPLAPQHPYAVSKAECESMLEGYRANGLNASVFRPKSFIGAGRFGVFQLLCDWIHRGAPVPLIGGGGNRYQLMGVSDLAEGVYRMATMPIRNVTLNLGAETFGTVRQDLGALVFHAGTGSRLIRLPAAPTKFALTVIEKLGLTQMWAWHYKTADRDCYVDTSRARALIGWDPAQSNLDALKETYDWYVANVDAFQGKIGLGHHGVLWRERLLTVARDILARTCRRGRRSSPAARRGRDV
- a CDS encoding radical SAM protein, which produces MKIAFVNPKNEMPKLKYTRKVQRQYSDRGQVFPNLSICYLAALLEREGHAVRIVEANACGLDIPATIRELETFGPDVIGFNLLTEPFLETLDWIAPIRAALRVPVVVGGFHLKLYPRETMTHRAIDYAVIGPGWKTLPELLAAIGDGARNLDRVKGIAYREGGEVVLTPPREDATTLDDVPFPARHLIPNDRYTTILTRHWPITVMLSGMGCPFHCLYCDMTGFHHLRDPMRVVDEMEECVKRFGVKEIFIQDETFTVNKKRVSAICEEVLRRGLRFDFAIRTRPDCVDRETLRLMKAAGCIRVNYGFEAADPEVARLIRRDISPETMRNAVRWAKEAGLMTLGFFVLGCPGETVESIRKNIALAVSLDIDYVSISKLVPVPNSELYERIKERTGIDYWREFTLGDRGIIGRIAYYDSHVQGEELDRWLGRAYRAFYLRPSFVLRTLGRVRSWREFCNLVTSAWSIL
- a CDS encoding phosphatidylserine decarboxylase family protein; its protein translation is MRVAREGLPYIALAFAFAAVAAFVGRPWPFVFLALAACIAVFFRDPSRTAAAAEGAVIAPAHGKVTRIDEVAENGYFGRRVRRISVFMSIFDVHVNYAPVSGTVEYLHYRRGAFKNAMREAASAVNENNTIGISAAGTPTAVRQIAGMIARRIVCRCTVGDRVRAGQRIGLIKFGSRVDVFLPLEARVLVREGQRVRGGETMIAGIG